The genomic window GCACAGGAAGGAGATAATCACGGGCTTACCTTGATTGTAGTGCTAACGACCGAGCCGTCAGGTAGAGAAACCAGTTTTCTGCGAAGAATCGCGGCGGCCCGACTTCCCAGTCTCCCTGCCTGTGGTGTCCGCCCCCGCACTGCCGCCGGACCGAGATGAATATGTAAAGTTAATATTAACCTTTCACCGGAGTAGTCCAAGACATTCCCGGGGTAGCGTAAACTCCATAAACCGTTAAATATAGCTTTTTGACACAAATAGACATATTAGAAATGTGTTGTTATAATAAAGTATAATAAAGTCAGTACTAAACAATCAATATGTAAATTTTTTTTGAGAATATCTCGCTTTGCATATTCTTCGACTCACCTATTTTATGTTGGACCAGTCCGCCCGTTGAGAAGATGGCGACCGAAGCTGACATCCACGGGAAGTTGGCGGAGTATCGAGCTAGGAAAGCCCGGGAGTACAGGGAGGAAACACAGAAACGGAACTTCTGGGGAAATGTGGGAATTGTGCAAGGGAGCACACAGGTGTGTGACGCTCCGATGCCAAGTAAATTGAGGAACCTTGTGTTTGAGCCAGGTCGACGATTGCGTTATAGAACATCCGTACGATAAACTGCCACGCGTCATCGAAGGGTTTTGTTTTGGTACTCTGTTGAAGTTGTCCTGTTCATTGATGACGTACTAAGTGAAATTTAATAGCTGGTCAAGAGGTTCAGTTTGACCAGAAGTGCTTGTTAGTACCGGTCTGCAGTCTTTCCCAGAAATGTTTGGAGTTCTATTGTTGTTTTGGACGTACTCTGAGGTCACAATGACGTCACCACAGGAAGTAAATAACAAAACAGCGTTCATCtaattgttgttgatgtttggccctgttttgatttattttcttaatGTCTTTACACAATGACATATTTCCCAGGACAACTATGCCTTCCTTACGTCATGTATTTCTTTATAGTCAAGGGATTTCCAGTCAGTTGCTAAGAAAAAACTCAATGCTGTAAATTTGATCAGCAGCCAGCAAATGGCGTTAACTTTAATATGTTTCCAAGCTAACTACATGATAATGTAAAAGAATAGTAGACATCCTCCATTGGCTTTTGAATTTTATTTGAATTACGAAGTGTGTGCTACCAAAAATACAAGTAAAATGTACTAGGAATGCAAGagacatttttttgtataaaacAACAAATCATAATGTATGTTACTCATCTTGACAGCATGTATTGATGATATAACATTAACCATAATTAAAGACTTCAGGATTTTTACAAGATGCAGAAGTACAATAACAAAGTATTAATGAGAAACAATGCCTATGGTTCACTATCTATCAGGGCTTGTAATTTGAGCTGATGTAGACAGGACGTTATGATGTTATTTCAACACAACTACCAGTAATTCTAGTCAGGAGGAAAACACCTAGAATAATATTATGGTACAGAAAGTGAGGGGGTTGAAGACATTTTCCCACGATTTCGGGTAGGAAAGGGAATAATGGGACTGAGGTAACATAACAATGATCTCACCAAAGTGACTGTTTGAGGTTACCCACTAAactaacaaaaaagaaaaggatGTGATGCAGCAACTTTCTAAACTCTGTCTAGACATGACCAGCAGTCAATCAGGCAAATCTGTTTAGGAAGTCACTGTGATTATGTgatggaaagtttataaatattgTAGTTGTCCAGGTGATTGGTGAACATTTGGCTACAATTGTTCAGTCAGTGGTATTAAAAAGCACAAAAATTGACATGCTGAAGCCCTTTATGATGTACTAAACATCCgtgccaagtttcatgcttttatcATCATCTGACCAATATTTGCACCCATTTTCTGCACTATAGCTCAAGTCATTGGTGCTGAGTGTTACACAAGGCTATTTTTACACAGACAGGATTTCCTTTATTTCCAGGAACAGGAGGTGAACAGAAATAGCCGCCTGAGAGTGCCACACCTGATCACCAGGATCCTGGGCCAGCATAACTCCCTCCTCACCAACCCAACATTCCTCAAGTTTGTCCTGTGGCTCATTCTGCTGGGATTCTTCATAGAAATGGGATTTGCAGCCGTTTATATAATTCTGTCCATATTTTATGTTATGTATGTAAATATGAGGAGTGGGGGTCGTAGTCCAGGGGAGCTGAGTGCGTATTCTGTCTTCAACCCAAACTGTGAGAGGTTACAGGGATCATTAACTGCAGAACAGTTTGAGAGGGAACTGCAATATAAGAGACTGGACGATTGAATGTACAAGTGTAAATAGATTGACATGTAAATCAGTATGATTCACACTATAGAAAACATTCACCAAGTGTGCTATTTTTAAAGAGGAATCATAGGGGTAGTCTAAGGTCAAGTTTACTATTTAAAGAAATGGATGAATTTCATCCATTTCTTTAAATAGTAAACTTGACCCCTATAATATTGATGAATGTTATATCGTTTGAGAATATGAAGCAATGGAAATGGTATACATCTATAACAGTTATGTATCATGATCATCATAATGTTGGAAACTGTTTTGTACAGCCACATGTATCAACTGCAACCATAGCTTTGAGTCcggtttaggccacaccatcttaatattatgtatgacatcctctggagaccccaaaactaatgcacaTGGGCGGggaaaaaaaatccagaaaaaaaatgctgctaaagcACAGGACTACAAATCCGGTGATgcaaattgaaccacagaacagtgtatcaaacaagcagcaagtctttatttgtaggaggtacatgtaggttgtcttgttcatcttagcagaCTCAGCTGAAGTGATCGATGTATTAATATATTGCTAAGAACGATCAAAGAAGTATGGAAGGTATGTGGCTCCaactccaaggactgtggatgatatatgtctatgatgagaatactcaaaagggcagtttcaacatataTGGCAATGAattccatattaagcattccatagTTCACACTTACAAATCTCGCTGTGAGGCCTGTATACCAATGCCTCAagtcctctcccatgtctctcatcgtAGCAAAAGAAACGtctgagagccactctggataggacgtctttgaaattgtctgggcagTACTTGCAGGCCGCCACGAGTCTCTCTTACAACTAGTACTGTGTAAACGTAACATCCCCCTCGCCACCATCGATgacataccaatccacaattacGCCCCAAGTTTTCTTGTGAACTTTGATGCTTTCGTATTTTGTGGTAGTACATAACAAGTTTTACAagaagccggcacaatgctggcCTTTTGCAGCAATATGAGttggcaagttccggagtttcGTGGAGCCtcggaggaggtgatttttttgggagaacaggcgaaaatcaatgcgcgcgcggttgtcatccataaaattaagatggtgtggccttagcttgACTTCATGACAGCCTAGCTGTCCCCTTGTCTTGAATCCTTAAGGCATCTGATGTACTACTCAATTCAAGTCTTTGgtctaaataaacaaataacgaTGTATTGTTTTAGCATAAGAATTATAAGAATATGCCAAGTGACTGGTTGCCTTGTTGTAGCTGTTTCATGTCAAAGAATAGTACATGTTTCGTAGGTATGATATGATGACAATGGATGTACCCATAGGCCAGAGCTATGTCTTACTCTACCATGACTGTGGATGTGACATCCAGATGTATACTAGTACCATACTAGACTCGAACTTATATTCATTTTAAGAAAGCCACCTGCAAAtattatgtttaaaactgttaagACTTCAACAATaatatatacagatacataacTTATGTATTTTGAAAAGAGCTTTATCAttcatgtaatgttatgtagTATGATACCATGTTGTTTATGCTTGAAGCTAGGAACAGAGAACTTGATAAGACATCAAAGAGTCTTAAGGATTGAATCCAGAAGACAGAGTTTGAACAGACCTGATGCTCTTTTAGCTGACCATTTACAACTAGTATTAAAGAAATATTTACGTTTATCTTGTAGATGTCagtgttttcatttttacaaagCCGTGGTTGATCATCACGGCAACCAGTAGTTAACATTACCGGAAGTGTTGTGGGAGATAGCTTTTGACGCTAAGAAACGACATCTTTGAGTTGATTTTTGGAATAAAGTTTCATACACATATATCTAATAGCTCTGTCCACACCTCAATTTGAAGACACTTCTCAACAGCTGAAAATTTCGATaacattgcagaaaaaaattacgAACATAATAAGAACATTAagttattttcattcattcatctttcTGTACacgttgaagaaaaaaaaacgatcaGCAGCAAATATTTTATCCTGTTACTTCGACACTTGGCAAGAAATTCTCAGCGATCCCAAAACGCTCTCTAGCGGCTGAAAATATGATTACAGGAAAATGTTGGCTGAATGCTGCAGAGCTGCTGTTAACCGCCAGATGTCCCCATTGATAGGTGCAAAGAATAAACATTGGTGTAGTCCAGGAGGTGCCAATGTATTTCTTCGTGAATTAGATATAAAACTCTAAGAAAGATATTGCCAATAGTGCGTTAGGGAATTCTTAATTCAATTATGACATGTTAAAACTTGATAGtgatataatgttatatttgtCCATTCGTTTTCGTAGTATTTTTTGCCTACACATCCCCCTGCAAAATATTGAACTCGTCGCACTAAAGCAACATCtgcaacatggccgcccactcTGTGGAAAAACGCATGGATTCATTGATGGTCTTCGCTTAGATTAGGTTATTTGATGCATGTGCGGAGCTTGTAGAGGTAATTCTGATGTCTGAGCACACGGGGAGCCAGTCCTCCTCCCACGGAGGTGATCGCGGTCGGCGGAGGAGCCGCAGGAGAGGTGGAGGGGGTCGGGAGGGGAGGGAGACCAGACCAAGGAGTCGGgtattcaaggaggtttaataaaccaccgcaaatatacagatgtaaccggctccttactgggcgcccagtacggaacccgtggagaaaatgccgccgatactcggcccccagtacggaaggaagttccgtacaagaattccagtacggaacggctttattccagtaccgaagcttcgtcagcactggacgtccagaactgaatttgtttcggtactcgggttccagagctgaactccTCTCGGcactcgggttccagtacggatttgcgttccggctaggtcaacggtcattcggtactggttacccagtgcggaggtcattcagcactggataaccgagtgccgatttacggatgtaacgggttccgtactggatttaccagtaaatagtgactcttcagtactggaagccgagacctcaaattatttcggaactgggcgtcctgtactcatGTTCTATTAGTACTGGCAAGGATTTTGTTTGGACCGCCTGGACAGTTTTAGATTTTATATATAatagttgtctgtacatttaaatgataataataataactttattgcaagttcatgcccaaaggctaattgcagacaaacaagcacatggaaatacatgggaatctaaaaagttatctagtctactgtgaaagtttaCTGAGGTTGACtaagccctgaaaataacgttagacaCTCGTTAGACTAACttagagtctcagcactcggtttccagtcctgacaggagggttcccagtactgaagctgtccagtacaggaagtccagtactgagaaagtctcagtactggagctcctgttctgacgaacacttccgtactggttgtccagtactgacaaaggaggcagttaacgttacatttgtatatttgctaaacctccttgctgtattTAAAGGAATCGAATGGATGTGAAATTATGCTTCCTTCGTGATCGTGCTTGTGAACAGAAATCTCCCCCGAGATGACTACTCATTGACAGGAAATCAAAGCTTTTATTACAAACTGTAACAATGTCTTCATGTTGTATTCCAGGAGAAAGATAAGGACAACAGTGCCAGTGGTCCCAGTGGTAGTGGCACCATCAAAGCTCCCATCATCTTAGCCAAACCTCACACTGAGAAGGTAAACAATGAATAAATATAACTGTTATGCCAATAGAATGCAATCTTTACCTATCCTCCAAAGCAAAGGACCAGTAGACACAACAAGACATATACTGGTAACATCTTGCTATGTTACCTTGCCAATGTATTTCAACAGTAGTCAGATGACTGTCAACTTGACAGTGTCAAGTTAAGATTTGACTTGTTTTCTTATATAAAGAAATATGTCCA from Branchiostoma lanceolatum isolate klBraLanc5 chromosome 4, klBraLanc5.hap2, whole genome shotgun sequence includes these protein-coding regions:
- the LOC136432953 gene encoding SAYSvFN domain-containing protein 1-like — translated: MATEADIHGKLAEYRARKAREYREETQKRNFWGNVGIVQGSTQEQEVNRNSRLRVPHLITRILGQHNSLLTNPTFLKFVLWLILLGFFIEMGFAAVYIILSIFYVMYVNMRSGGRSPGELSAYSVFNPNCERLQGSLTAEQFERELQYKRLDD